In Patulibacter sp. SYSU D01012, a single window of DNA contains:
- a CDS encoding helix-turn-helix transcriptional regulator, protein MPDDRETPADRLDLLLRSFPGGARALAAKIGVNETQVSRWRRGRTAIDWARAEQIAPVLGVSPGTLYAGKPGWKPPHLGATGDEPSKLELERESTSMTVAELLLRAERVDEIISRLERLERAIEEVAGISLDTFVEGDIDYEDAHGPWAPPGSTSSRALERELEGEAQRAEEHDDVDAEASRGRHRRAQGS, encoded by the coding sequence ATGCCCGACGACAGAGAGACCCCCGCGGACCGCTTGGATCTGCTGCTTCGGAGCTTCCCCGGGGGTGCGCGCGCGCTCGCCGCGAAGATCGGCGTGAACGAGACCCAGGTCTCAAGGTGGCGACGCGGGCGTACCGCGATCGACTGGGCGCGGGCGGAGCAAATTGCCCCGGTTCTCGGCGTGAGCCCGGGCACCCTCTACGCGGGCAAGCCCGGCTGGAAGCCCCCGCACCTCGGGGCCACGGGCGACGAACCCTCGAAGCTTGAGCTGGAGCGCGAGTCGACGTCGATGACGGTCGCCGAGTTGCTCCTGCGGGCAGAGCGGGTCGACGAGATCATCAGCCGGCTCGAGCGCCTGGAGCGGGCGATCGAGGAGGTAGCGGGGATCAGCCTCGACACCTTCGTCGAGGGCGACATCGACTACGAGGACGCGCACGGACCGTGGGCGCCCCCCGGGTCGACCTCTAGTCGCGCGCTGGAGCGAGAGCTAGAGGGCGAAGCCCAGCGAGCCGAAGAGCATGACGACGTTGACGCAGAAGCGAGCCGCGGTCGTCATCGTCGAGCCCAGGGGTCGTGA